A region of the Methanomassiliicoccales archaeon genome:
TCTTCAGTTTTTAAGCTAATTATGGCTCCGTTGGATTTTAAACACTTTTCAAATAGCTTTTTGAGTTCTTTTTGACTGAATTTTCTTGCTTCATTTCCCCCGATATTAATACTCTCATGATTCGTTTTGTCTTTTAGTTTTTGGACTTCTTCGGGGTTCCCATAATATTCACAAATTTGAACAGTCTTATCTCGTTTAATCCCATTGGTAATTTGATTGATAACATGAAATGTGCGATCCACGATAAACTCTGCTTTTTCGTCTCTCACGATAAGATGGGGGCTTTTCAGGTAGGGATTCATAAGAAAGACCTTCAATAAGTCGTTAATGACTTCTTTTCCCATTAACTCTGAAGGGATTTTCTTTTCTTTGATTAATTTCATGATTTTAACTACGCTTGCATGCTTGATTAACCTTTTCGTTTGGTTCTGACCTCGAGAGAGTAACTCAGGCTTCTCGAACAGGTTAAATTGTGGAGATAAATTAAGGGCAAACTTGGAGTTACACTAACTTGTTATTGCCAAACCTCTCTCCTTTTAAAACCCTTTTTTGGACTTTTTTCAAACATTAAAGCCATTTTGATTATTTGTCAGCTAATTTCTCATATAATAAGCTGTTTCTATTCAAAACAGGCCCTCTCATGCAAAAAATTCCTTGAGATTTTATGCCCTTATTGAAGCTATCAAGGGAAAAACACTCTCTCCGTTTACATTAACTTAATATCAATAGGGATTTATCCGGAAAAATATTTGGGAGAAAAACTAAAATAAAAATTCAGCAATCGCTCTTTCTCATCAGCTTCACTAAATCATTCACTATTTTTTCATATCTCTTGACTTTTTCGTTTTCCCATTCATCCCTGAAGTCGTCTCTCATAATGTAAATTCCGTCCAATACTTCTTCTGCCATTGCTCTAAATCTGCTTTTCCCGTTAGGCGATCGTCTTTTTGGGTTTATATCAAAGTATTTATCATTATCAGGAGTGACTAGGTAGACTTTAATGTGCTTAGTTGCATTTGATTTTAATAACAAGCTTTTCCAATAGTTTAGGGCGTATATTTTTCCGTCCTTTAGGGTAGTTTTGCACCAGATTATCGCCAATACTTTTGCATCCACGGGGTTTAAAGGATCAATAGCTGCAATGACAATGTGTGGATTGGGGACTTTTGAATAATTTTCTAACTTAACAGTAAGTTTTCGAATAAGATTTTTGTTCTTTTTAACCTCCTTTTTTGAAAACACGGTGAGATTCTTGATCTCTGGGTCGTCTTTGTATTTTTTCTTTAACTCCCTCACATAGACCTTGAGAGACTCGTACACTAATTTTTGAAACCTATGTCCGATAAATCTGCCCCAAGACTCCGTGGCACCTTTATTTTGAGCTTTAGCAGTCGTGTAGTATTCATGTTTGAGATTTTTCATTTGTGTATATGCTTCTACAGGAGTTATTTCTCCATTATTGAACTTTCTCTCGATTTCATTAAACTTCTTTTTGAGTTCTTTCATATCACGGGCACTGCTCTTAAGGGATTTCTTTAATAACATGCTTATCCCCGCCATCACACCACCTCCTTTAATGTGGTGTTAGCAGAAGGGGAGAATAAATTTAGCTCTTTTCGCTTACCTGGAAAAACTAGGTTTATACTCTGTCACGTAAAAGACCTAAAGGGTGATGGCAATGAGGTATTACCTGACCTACACCTACAACCTAATAAACCAGAGAATCACCACAAGGGTTTATTCCGACCAGCACCTAGGAAAGATTGTGCGGAAGCTCGTGAAAGCAGGACCGCTGAAATTTTTTGTCATAAATCGTGTAGTGCAGGCTTTAATTGACAAAAGACGTTGTGAGGAAGCGTATCTTCTTCTAATGAGCATTCCGGAAGTGTTCATTGATAAAGCAACGAAAAAGATCGTCATTGCAATTCCTTTGTTGCCAAATCCTTGTTGAAGTTTTCCTTTTTCTTTTATTTTTTCAGCTAATTTTAATATCCCTCGTGCCTTTTTTCAAATCATGAGCGCGTACAATCCTCTTAATAGTAAAAGAGTGGCACGTCGACTTATTGGTGAGCTTGAGATAGATGACTTAATGAAAGTTTATGAGGTCATGAAAGAGAAAATCAAAAAAAGTGGGAAACTTGAAGTTGATGGCTTGAATATTTTGGAAAAGGGGTTAATTGAGAGTGTTTTCGGAGAACTTCCAAGCGAGATTACAAACTCACATTTGGGGATGATTGAGAAGTTCCTACAAGAATTGCGGAGAGGAAAAGAACCCTTCTCTGAACCAAAAAATTCAGCAGGTTCAGATGACTCCAATTACGGTTCAGGAAAAGATCAGGAGTTCAGCTTTAGGATGAACCAACAGAACTTGCGAGATGAAAAACTAAACCATTTTGAACAGAGTTTGGGTTTTGAGGAGTTTGTCAGGTTGATCAAGAAGATTGACCCCAAAATCTACCCCTCCAACGTCTTGCCATTGTATGTGTTGTACACCAAGGGAAAATTAAACAGAAAAGAACTGACTGAAGAGTGCAAGAGGTTAGCTCGTGAGCAAGGGTTGTCAGAATCATCCGCTAAGCGGGCAGTATCAGAGATCCTAAGAAATCGACTTTTCGTCAATATTTATGTTATTGACGGAGAGGAATTCTTTGAGCTTTCGTCTTCCCTAAAGAACGACATCAGGTTTTATCTTAGTAAGGAGAAGGAGACTGAAGGGGATATTTCTGATGCGATAGAAGACATGACTAAAGAGTTTTTAGACTTTTTCAGGAGATACACCACTGATAAAGGAGAGCGTGTTTACATCGAGAAGCTTGCGGATATTCTAACTGTTAGGTTTACGAAAAGTCTTGAGGTTGACTACGCACATCTGGCTGCTTTCAGTCCTAAGATTGCCACGAGTTTACTTCATAATCCTGACGAAACAATCTTTGCAGCGGAGAGAGCAGTTCAAGTTATTCTTCAAGAGGATTTTTTCAGAAAAGATAGCCTCCCTATCCATGTCCGCTTTTACAACCTTCCGAGGACGCTAACGGTCAGGGAAGTGGGATCATGGCATATCTCCAAGTTCATACAAATTGAGGGAATTGTCTCGAGACAGCTTGAACACAAGCCTTTCGTTTCAAGAGCAGTCTACGTCTGCAAGGATTGTGGACAAGAGATGGTAAGACTTCAAAAACCTTATGCAGCTCTGGTAAAGCCTGACAAGTGTGAAGCTTGTGGGAGCAGGAACATTGAGCTTGACGTCGACAAGAGTACGTTCACTGACGTCCAGTATTTTAGAGTTCAAGACTTGCCTGATGCCATGGTCGGGGCTAGTGCGAGGTTCATTGATGCTATTGTTCTGGACGATCTTGTCGATGCTTTTCTTCCAGGTGACAGGGTTAAGGTCACGGGGATTCTTAGGGTGATTCTCGAGCACAAGAGCGGTCCTCCAATTTTTAAAAAAATTCTTGAAGTAAATCACGTCGATGTTGTCACAAAGAGAATAGTGGATGTAGAAATCTCGAAATCTGAAGAGGAAGAAATAAAAAAGCTTGCTAGGAGAGAGGATATCGTTGATCTGATTGTTCGTTCAATTGCCCCGAGCATTCATGGCTACTACGAAATTAAAAAGGGAATCGCATTGGCCCTCTTTAGTGGGGGCGATTGGATAGCTCCCGATGGGACAGTGACTAGGGGGCACTCCCATGTTCTCATCATCGGAGACCCAGGAACTGCAAAGTCCACGATCTCTCGATTTCTCAGACAAATAATACCGAGGGGAATCTGGACTACTGCTAAGACGAGTTCAGCAGCCGGTCTTACTGCAAGTGCCGTGAAAGATGAGGTCACTGGTTCGTGGGTGATCGAAGCGGGGGCTCTCGTCCTATCAAATGGCGGCATCTGTGTGATTGACGAGTTCGACAAGATGGATGATAAGGATCGGGTAGCAATTCATGAAGCTCTCGAGCATGGGACGATAAGTGTTAGCAAGGCTGGCATGAACGTGACCCTACCAGCGAAAGCTACGGTCATTGCTATTGGAAACCCAAAGGGAGGTCGCTTCAATCCTATGAAAAAGTTTCATGAACAAATTGATTTTCCGCCAACGTTATTGAGTAGGTTTGATCTGATTTTTGTTCTGGTGGACGAACCAGACGTGGTGAGAGATGACGCCATTGCTAACCATGTTTTAAGATATAAGCTTACTGGTAAAAAGGCGAGTGAAATAGAGTTTATCCCCCCAGATTTGCTCAGGAAGTACCTAGCATACGCTAGACAAAATTATGAGCCTGAATTGTCCGACGGGGCTGCAGAACTTCTTAAAAATTATTATGTGAGAGTTAGGAATCAGGTATTCATAAGTGATGATGGAACTAGGCCGATTCCAATTACGGCTAGACAACTTGAAGGATTAGTTAGGCTCGCAAAGGCGAGGGCTAGGATGAGACTCAGTGATGTGATAACTAGAGAGGATGTTGAAGACGTGATTAAGCTTATGGAGTGGTCTTTAAGAAAAATAGCTTTGGATGAGGCTGGAAATCTGGATGTTTCGATAATTGAGGTTGGGAAATCAGTAGAAGAGATGACGAAAGAAGAGAAGCTTCTGAGTATTATCAAGAGGCTTCAGGACATGACGGAGTGGGGTGTTCCAAAGGATGAGTTAATAAGAGAGGCTTTTCGAGTTGGTATTGTTAGGGGAGAAGTCGAGGAAATTCTTAAGGATTTAAAAATAAATGGGAGAATTTATGAGCCGAGGGATGATTATTACAAGTTGTTTGCTTGAGGAAGTTGGTTTCTCACACTCGGTGTTCTATTCTCAAAGAGAAACCTAATAACTCCTTTCTCTGTGTTTATCCAACTAATCCGCCTTTTTACCCCTAGCCTGAAATGTCAAGCTCGTGCCCTCGCTCTCTCGTAACGAGTGTACTCTTGTTAAGTTCCTTCTTTTTTAGTCTTTTAATCCTCTTCCTAAGCCAATCGTAGCTTATATCAATGCCATCGGCTTTCATAATCTTCCACAGGCTTTTTATGGGCAGGTCTGGGTACTTTTTGAGGTAGCGCTTGAGTGTTACATCGCTCAGTTTTGGAGGTCTTCCCTTCTGCTTTCCGGACTCCCAGGCTGCTAACTGCCTCTCTCTCAGCCTTTTCCTCTCAAACTCGGCCACCCAGCTCAAGATGGACAAGATGAGCTTCCTGATGTTGTCGTCCATAGTTTGAAGGAATCCTTCCTTGATAGAGATGACCTTGATCCCTTGTTCTTCCAGCTCTTTGATGGTGTTTACTGTGTCCTCCATGTTCCTCCCGAGCCTGTCAATGGCAAATACAATAACCGCGTCCACAGGATTATTTTTGATGAAGCCGAGAAGGGCTTGGGCTCCCTCACGTTCTTTGAAGCGTTTGGCACCGCTTACTCCTTTGTCCACAAACCAGCCAAGAATTTGAATGTCTCTTGCTTCGGCAAACTCTTCGAGGGCTTGTCTTTGGATGTTCTCATCTTGTTCTCGGGTCGAGACCCTAATATATGCCACTGCCTTCATGCCATCACCAGCGGAAGTTTTGTTCTTGAGTTACTTCTTTTGTTAGCGGAAGTATATAATATTTATGTCCGATATCGGTAGAAAGTCGACTTACCACCGACGCTTGCAAAAATCTCATACAAAAATAGGTTCTTAGGGATCCTCAAGAAGCTCGATAAAAATCTTTATTGAAACTCCAACCTCTCGAATGATGGCCCTGAGAAGACCAGTCTTTAGCCTCTTGTGCAATGGGACAACAATGATTTTCCACTAGGTCCCGTGAGCACAACATGAGAACCCTTTTGCCTTGCAGGTACATAGCCCAACTTTCGGAGAGTCTTGATAACTTCCTCACCAGAAACGTCTCTCGGAAGCTTCATAATGATACCTCGACGATTTGGCTTTTGTCTGAGTGCTTGACGAACTTCTTCAAGGTCTTGCCTAGTTGCTTCTCCTCGAGCACTTCGAGATAAAGCTTAATAGCTTCCTTTATGTTTTTTAGAGCTTCTTCTCTGGTCTCACCCTGACTCATGCACCCTAGAAGTGCGGGGACATATGCCACATATCCCCCTTCTGGTTGCGGCTCGAGGATGACCTTGAACTTCATTTTCCCACCAATTATGTTTTGCACAAGTGGGGGTAAATATCTTTCCCCATCCTTTCGCTTATGTGTTATTGTGCACTTTACATTATCCTTGGATTCTGAACTTTTGCCTTACCTTGGGCTTATCTAAATCTAAGCTTTGCTTAGATATACATACCAAACATATCAAAGAAAAGCGATAGGTACTATCTCCAAGCTAAGCTTAG
Encoded here:
- a CDS encoding type II toxin-antitoxin system HicB family antitoxin, which gives rise to MKFKVILEPQPEGGYVAYVPALLGCMSQGETREEALKNIKEAIKLYLEVLEEKQLGKTLKKFVKHSDKSQIVEVSL
- a CDS encoding recombinase family protein, translated to MKAVAYIRVSTREQDENIQRQALEEFAEARDIQILGWFVDKGVSGAKRFKEREGAQALLGFIKNNPVDAVIVFAIDRLGRNMEDTVNTIKELEEQGIKVISIKEGFLQTMDDNIRKLILSILSWVAEFERKRLRERQLAAWESGKQKGRPPKLSDVTLKRYLKKYPDLPIKSLWKIMKADGIDISYDWLRKRIKRLKKKELNKSTLVTRERGHELDISG
- a CDS encoding minichromosome maintenance protein MCM, whose product is MTKEFLDFFRRYTTDKGERVYIEKLADILTVRFTKSLEVDYAHLAAFSPKIATSLLHNPDETIFAAERAVQVILQEDFFRKDSLPIHVRFYNLPRTLTVREVGSWHISKFIQIEGIVSRQLEHKPFVSRAVYVCKDCGQEMVRLQKPYAALVKPDKCEACGSRNIELDVDKSTFTDVQYFRVQDLPDAMVGASARFIDAIVLDDLVDAFLPGDRVKVTGILRVILEHKSGPPIFKKILEVNHVDVVTKRIVDVEISKSEEEEIKKLARREDIVDLIVRSIAPSIHGYYEIKKGIALALFSGGDWIAPDGTVTRGHSHVLIIGDPGTAKSTISRFLRQIIPRGIWTTAKTSSAAGLTASAVKDEVTGSWVIEAGALVLSNGGICVIDEFDKMDDKDRVAIHEALEHGTISVSKAGMNVTLPAKATVIAIGNPKGGRFNPMKKFHEQIDFPPTLLSRFDLIFVLVDEPDVVRDDAIANHVLRYKLTGKKASEIEFIPPDLLRKYLAYARQNYEPELSDGAAELLKNYYVRVRNQVFISDDGTRPIPITARQLEGLVRLAKARARMRLSDVITREDVEDVIKLMEWSLRKIALDEAGNLDVSIIEVGKSVEEMTKEEKLLSIIKRLQDMTEWGVPKDELIREAFRVGIVRGEVEEILKDLKINGRIYEPRDDYYKLFA